The Candidatus Bipolaricaulota bacterium genome segment GCTCCCGCTCCATGCGCAGCCCGAAGACCGTAAAATCGAACGGGAGCGGCTCGGCCTCCTGCTGCAGGGCGCTGATCGGCCTCCCGGTCGCCGCGTACACCTCGAGGGCGCGGACGATCCGCAACCGGTCATTGGGGTGGATGCGCGCAGCGGCGGCGGGGTCGACCCTTTCCAGTTCAGCATAGAGCTCGGACAGGGGGCGGGCGTGAAGTCGGGCACGGAACTCGGGGTCAGCGGATGGCCCGGTGAATATCCCGCGCAGGATTGCCCCAAGGTAGAGCGTCCCGCCACCGGCGATGATCGGGACGCGCCCGCGCTCGGTGATCTCCGGGACAAGGCGGGAGACGTCCTCTCTAAACGCCATCGCGTCATAGCTGCCGGTTATCTCGATGATATCGATCAGGTGATGCGGGACCCGCTCCCGCACCTGCACGGAGGGCTTGTCGGCCACGATGTCGAGCCCGCGGAAGAAGGCACGCGAGTCGGCGGAGATCACCTCCCCACCGATCCGCAGCGCCAACTCGACCGCAACCGCGCTCTTCCCCACCCCGGTCGGACCGAGGATCACGACAACGCGCACTCAGTCCTCCCCGAGGAGGAGTTCCCTGATCTTCTTCAGCTCGGCCTGGCGCGACGGATGCTTCAGCTTCTCGATCGCCTTGATCTCGATCTGGCGGATCCGCTCCCGAGTGATGTTGAACTTGAGGGCGACGTCCTTCAGAGTGCGGGGATGGCCGTCCTCGAGCCCGTAGCGCAGCTGGAGGATCTCCCGCTCGCGCTCGTCGAGCTGATCCAACGCCCGGTTCAGCTGCTCGCGCAGGAACATCCGGAATGTCTCCTTCGTCGGGGAGGGAGAGTGAGGATCCTCGATGAAATCGCCGAGGGTGTCGTCCTCATCATCCCCGATCGGCCGCTCGAGCGAGGCAGTATATTGGGAGACGTTCTCCACCTTCTTTATCTTGTCGATCGACATCCCGGTGATCTCGGACAGGTCCTCCAACGTGGGAGCGGCCCCGTGTTTCTGGATGTACTCGCGCTTGATCCGATTGAGCTCCCGCACCGTTTCGATCATGTGCACCGGAACGCGGATCGTACGGGACTGATCGGCGATCGCGCGCGTGATCGCCTGCCTGATCCACCAGGTAGCGTAGGTTGAAAACTTGTATCCCCGCTTGTAGTCGAACTTCTCCACCGCGCGCATCAGCCCCATGTTCCCTTCCTGAATCAGGTCGAGAAACGACAGCCCGCGGTTCATGTACCGCTTGGCGATGGAGACCACAAGGCGGAGGTTGGAGACGATCAGCCGTTCTCGCGCTTCCTTCCCCTTGCGCACCAGCTCTTCCAGTTCTCTTCGCTCCTCCGGGGTAATCACGTCGATCCCCCGCTCGGCGGAGAGACGCGCGTTCTCCAGTTTCTGCTCCGCTTCCTTCCCCGCTTCCATCGCCATCGCCAGTTCCACCTCGTCCTCCCTGGTCAGGAGGGGGACCTTTCCGATCTCGCGGAGATAGGTCTTGACAGGGTCCTCGCGGCGGGTGGTCTGCGTCCGGTCATCCCACTCTTCGATCACGTCCTCGTCCGACGCCTCTTCCTCGACCGCGGATTCTGCTTCGATCTCAGGGAGGATATCCGGCTCCACAACTTCGTCGGGAGTGAGTTCCTCAATCGGAGCGGCCGTCTCGGGGACTTCCTCCGGCTTCGGTTTATCGCCGGGAAGCTCTTCTTTCTTTGGCATCAGCCCTCCTTGCAATCTTCTCCATCACCAATGCGCGGTAGGCGCGCTGCAGCTCGTCAATCCTCTCCTTGTCCTGCGTTTTCCGCATCTCCACCCGCAGGGCGCGCAGCTTCTCTTCGATGACAGGAAGGCGCACGAGCCGCCTGAGGGCGTCGTTCAGCGCCTTGTTCACATCACTAAATACAACCGGGGCGATGACAAGTTTGCTCGCCAGCCGGACCGCTTCTTCATCCACCCGGGAGATCACCGCTGAAGTATCGATGGGATCACCGACCTCGGCGATCGCCTCCGCTAGGTCCCGGTGCAGACCAGAGAAGTCCTCCGGCCCGGCGAGGCGGCTCACCTCCTCCCATCGCGCCTCCCCACGCAGCAGGAGCCCGATGATCGTATCCTGTTCATTCCACACCGTCCCCTCCACCGCTTCTTCGCTCGCCTCCGGCCGGATCGTTCGTCCCCGCGCCAGCTCCCGCGCCACCGCGTCGGGGGGAAGGTCGAGGATCTCCCCAAGGAGGCGGGCGACCTCCTGGCGAAGGGGAAGGCTCGCCAATCCCTGGTAGAAGCCGCGTGCCTCCTCCAGCGCCTCTTCCTTACCCTTGAAGCTTTCGAGGTCGTAGCGATCGAGGAGGGACTGGAGGAAGAAGCGATGGAACGGGACCGCCCCCGCGACGACCTCCGCGACTCCCTCCTTCCCTTCCCGGCGGACGAACGAGTCGGGGTCGTCCCCCTCGGGAAGGGAAGCGACGCGCACGTCCAACCCGGCGTTGTGCAGGATCACCATCCCCCGTCCCGAGGCCGCTTGCCCGGCCGCGTCGCGGTCGTAAGCGATCACCACCTCAGCTGCAAACCGAGCGAGGAGCTCGGCCTGCCCCCGGGTGAGGGCTGTTCCCATGCTCCCGACGACGTTTTTCACCCCGGCGGAGTGGAGTGAGAGAACGTCGGTGTACCCCTCGACCAGAATCGCGGTGCGGCCGGCGGCGATCTCGTCTCGCGCCCAGGACAGGCCGTAGAGCTGCCTTCCCTTATCGAACAGCGGTGTCTGCGGCGAGTTCAGATATTTCGGCTCGCCGGAGAACGCCCTTCCTCCGAACGCGATCGGCCGGCCGGAGAGGTCGAAGATCGGGAATATGACCCGATCGCGGAACCGATCGTACGTCCTGCCCCCTTTCCCCTTGACGAGGAGCCCGAGCTCGATGAGGGGGGCCTCCCCGTACCGGCCCGCGAATCGCGCCTTCAGCCCGTCCCAGGTGTCTAACGCATACCCAAGCCCGAACCGATTCCACGCCGCTTCATCGTAGCCGCGGGAAACCAGGTAGTCGCGCGCCCGTTTCCCATGCCGGGGGTGGCGCAGGTTGGCGGCGAAGTACTCCGCTGCTTGCGCGTTTATCTGATACAGCTTATCCCGTTCGCCTTCTCCCTTGCGGGAGGAGAGTTTCACCCCGGCCTCGGCCGCGAGCCGGGCCAGGGCCTCGGGGAACGAAATCCGCTCGATCTTCATCAGGAAGGCGAACATATCCCCGCCGGCACCACAGCCGAAGCAGTGCCACAGTCCCTTCTCCGCGTCGACGTAGAACGAGGGGGTGTCGTCCTTGTGAAACGGACAGTGGCCCTTGTACCGCGAACCGGACTTCTGCAGGGTGAGATAGCGGGAGATGAGGGAGACGATGTCGATCCTGGCCTTGATCGCCTCCACGTCCGATCGATCAACCATCCACCATCCTCCCCTGCAGGAACGGATTTTTCCGCTGCTCGACCGATAGGCGGGTGCGGGGGCCATGACCGGGATAGACGACGAAATCGCGGCCCAGGGAGAGGATGCGCCTGAGGGAGCGGCGCATCTCGGACATCGACCCGCCGGGGAAATCCGTCCTGCCGATCGATCCGGCGAACAGGAGATCGCCGCTGAACATGATCCCATCTCCGATCAGGACGATGCTCCCCGGAGAATGGCCGGGGGTGTGAATGACGCGCAACCCTGCGATCTCGTCCCCATCGTCGATGTAGCGGTCGAATCCCGGATGCCCGGGATAGAACTCGTCCACGTATCTAAGGTCAGCACGGTGGATGAGGAGTTTCGCTCCCGCCTCCTTGAGCGCCCAGTCTCCGCCGACGTGGTCGAAATGGCCGTGCGTGTTGATGACTAAGTCGACATTCCTCCCAGCGAGGAACTCCCGCAGCCGGTCATCGTAGACAGCGGGATCGATGAGCACGGTAGTCCCATCGGTCTCAAGCAAATAGCAGTTGGTGGCGAGATCCCCGAGGATGACCTTCTCCACCCGCATCTTTCCCCCTCTACGCGCGCGCTACGGCAAGCACGAACACCGGCCCGTACCCACCAGCCTTGAGCGCACGGGCGCACTCCTCCACCGTCGCACCGGTAGTGAGAATATCATCAACGATGAGTACCGTTCCTTCCCCTGATCTTACCACGCTGAACGCGCCGCGCAAGTTCTTCCGTCTCTCCGCGGCGGTGAGCTCGGCCTGCGGGCGGGTTTGCCGCACCTTTGCAAGGAGGCGGACGACCGGGATCCCGATCCTCCGTCCGAGCCCATGGGCGAGGAGGGCTGCCTGGTTGAACCCACGCGCCCTCCGATCGGCACGGGACATCGGGACGTAGGTGATGAGATCGACATCCCCAAACGGGTTCTCCTGTTTTACGTACGCGGCGAGCGCGGCGGAGAGAAACCGGGCCACCGCCCGCTCGCGCTCGAACTTTAGGGCACGGATCAGATCCCCCCACCCCGACATGTACGGCCCGAGAGCGCGGGCAAGGGAGAAACCGCGGTCGCGCGTCCCGCAGGCGCGGCACAGGTCTAACGTCGGATCATCGAGTGGTTCTTGGCAGACCGTGCAGCGGGGCCCGTCCAGGCGCGGAAGCTGAGCAGCGCATTCGGAGCAGACCGAACTCAACTCCATCCCGGCCCGCCCGCACAGGATGCACCGGGGAGGGAAGAGGAGGGAGAGGAGCCCCTCCCCCCATCTTCCCGGAATGCTACGAGACGACGTGCTTCGCCACCCGGACGAGCTGGTTCGTGTACCCCCATTCGTTGTCATAGAAGGTGACGACCTTGAGCAGGCGGTCGTCCACGACCACGGTCAGGGTGAGGTCGACCACGCTCGCCCGCGTCTCGCCGATGATGTCGCTTGAGACGAGCGGATCGGTGCTCACCCCAAGAATGCCGTTGAGTTCTCCCTCAGCGTACTTGGTAAGGGCGGCGTTCACGGCATCGACCGTCACCGGGGTCTTCATCTCGGCGGTGATATCACTCACCGAGCCGGTCGGGACCGGGACACGGAACGCCATTCCGTTCATCTTCCCCACGAGTGAGGGGATGATCTTCGTCGTCGCCGTCGCCGCGCCGGTGGTGGTGGGGACGATGTTCGCCGCCGCCGCCCGCCCCCGCGTCGGTTTCTTGTGCGGGGAGTCGACAAGGCGCTGGTCCGCGGTGTAACCGTGTACCGTGGTGAGCCAGGCGTGCACGATCCCGAACTCCCGCTCCAGGATGTAGGCCACCGGGGCGAACGAGTTGGTGGTGCAGGAAGCAGCGGCGAGGATCGTGTCCTTGGCCGGGTCGTACTCCTTGTGGTTGACTCCGTACACGAACTGGCGGATGTCGGGGCTCTTCGGCGGGGCGGAGAGGAGGACCCGCTTTGCGCCGCTCTGAAGATGCAACGACGCCTTCTCCCGGGAGAGGAACACCCCGGTCGACTCGATCACAAGATCGATCCCCTTCTCCCCCCATGGGAGCGCCGCGGGATCCTTCTCCGCGAGGAGGGGGATGAACTTCCCGTCAACCGTTATCCCGCCCTCGACTGCCTCCACCGTCTTCCCATACCGATGGTACACGGTATCGTAGGTGAGTAGGTACCGCGCCGTCTCCGGAGTGATGAACGGATCGTTGATCGCCACGATATCGAGCTTCGGATCTCCGTAGGCAATGCGGAAGAACGCCCTTCCGATTCGCCCGAACCCGTTGATCGCCACTTTTGCCATCTTCTATACCTCCCTTTCGTAGTTTTCGACCATCTCTGTGAAGTAGCGGTGGATCCGGAGGTCATCGGTCAGCTCGGGATGAAAGCTCGTCACAAGTACGTTTCCCTCCCGCGCCATCACCACCGCTCCGTCGTATCGCGCCAATGCCTGCACTCCCGGTCCCATGCGGGTGATGTACGGGGCACGGATGAACACCGCCGGGATGTCGTCCCCGATCCCATCCACCGCCAGGGTCGTTTCAAAGCTGTGCACCTGCCGCCCCGAGGCGTTCCGCGCCACCGTGATGTCGATCGCACGGATGTACGACTCGGTCTGCCCCTCGATCTCCCGCGCCAGGAGAATCATCCCGGCACACGTCCCGAAGAACGGGAACCCGGCGTCCGCCAGGGCCTGCAGCCGGGCGAGGAACCCCTCCCCAGCGATGAGGGAGATCGCGGTCGACTCCCCGCCGGGGAGGATCAACCCGCTCAGGCCCTCCAGCTCCTCGACCCGCTTCACTGCCCGCGCCTCGACCCCGAGGCGGGCAAGGCTGGAAAGGTGCTCCCGCACCGCTCCCTGCAGGCCGAGGACTCCGATCTCCGTCGCCATTTAGCGAACCTGCATCATCTCGTGTGGCGGAATCTCCTCGATCGCGATCCCGGGCATCGCCTCCCCGAGCCCGGTCGAGACCTCGGCCAGGACCTTGGGGTCGTTGTAGTGAGTCGTCGCCTGGACGATCGCTCGCGCCCGTCGCTCCGGGTCGGCGGATTTGAAGATCCCGCTTCCCACGAACACCCCGTCGGCCCCGAGCTGCATCATCAGCGCGGCGTCGGCCGGGGTGGCGATCCCACCGGCGGCGAAGTTCACCACCGGGAGGCGTCCCTTCTCGCGAACGAGGAGGAGGACCTCGTACGGCGCTCCCATCTCCTTCGCCATCCGCATCAGCTCGTCGTCCGGTGCGGCGATCACAGCCCTGATCTGTTCCTGCATCAGGCGCATGTGCTTGACCGCCTCGATCACGTTCCCGGTCCCGGGCTCGCCCTTGGTGCGGATCATCGCCGCCCCCTCTCCGATCCGGCGGCAGGCCTCCCCGAGGTCGCGCGCTCCGCACACGAACGGAACGGTAAACGCCCACTTGTCGATGTGGAATCGGGGGTCGGCCGGAGTGAGGACCTCGGACTCGTCGATGTAGTCGACCTCGAGCGCCTCCAGGATCTGCGCCTCCACGAAGTGCCCGATGCGCACCTTGGCCATCACCGGGATGGAGACCGCGGCCTGGATCTCCTTGATCTTAGTGGGATCGGCCATGCGCGCCACCCCACCCTGAGCGCGGATGTCAGCCGGGACCCGCTCCAAGGCCATCACCGCCACCGCCCCTGCCTTCTCCGCGATCTTGGCCTGCTCGGCGGTGGTGACGTCCATGATCACTCCGCCCTTCAGCATCTCGGCCAACCCGCTCTTCACCCGAAACGTACCCTTCTTCACCATTTTGATCACCTCTTGGCTTGCGCCGCTTCATTATACGAAACGGGGGCGAAAACTACAGGGATTTCCGCTTCCGGTTCGCCTGCGCCCCCCAGTTCAGCTTTTCGGCGAGGAAGCGGAAGAACGGGGCGGTGTCCGGCATGCGAACGAGGAACGTGGGTACAGCAGCGCGGGAGACGGTGATCACCTCCTCAGGCTGAACCGTGGCGACGTGGTCACCGTCGGCGATCAGGGCGACGGTAGTATGGGCACGGATGCGCAGGGTGATCCCGCCGGGGAACACGAGCGGGCGCAGCCCAAGGCGATGGGTGGCAAGCGGGGTGGCGACGATGCAGTCAGTACCGGGAACGAGGACCGGCCCACCGGCGGAGAGGTTGTACGCGGTCGACCCGGTCGGGGTGGAGATGATCAGCCCGTCCCCGGGGTAGGTGGCGATCCCCTCCCCGGCTGCGTCGAGGAGGTCGAGCTCGCAGAACCGGGTCGGCCCGTCCCCGAGGAGGACGACGTCGTTCAGGGCGCTCCCGCTCACATCCTTGACCTGATAAGCGATCCGCATTCGCGGTTCCACCGTGCCTTCTCCGTTCACCAGTCCCTCCAACGCCTGGGTGAGGGAGGAAGCCCGCACCTGGGTGAGGAAGCCGAGAGAGCCGAGGTTCGCTCCGATGATCGGAATCTCATACCCGGAGAAGAGCCCGGCCGCCCGCAGTACCGTCCCGTCCCCACCGAGGGCAACGATGAGCGCCCCCTCCGGCTCGACCGGATAGGGCGGGGCCGCATCTACGGTGATCGCCTTGATCCCCTTCACGCTGCACCATGCCTTCAGGATGGCGAGCGTCCGCCGCGTCCCTTCCTTGCCCGTGTTGGCGACGATGTAGATCCGCGCGAGCTTCATACTCTGATCCTACCCCCACCCGCGCGTGCGGTCAACGCGACCGGCGGGCGACGTACTTCCACCGGCAGAGGAGCCGCTCCAGGCCATCGACCGCAAGGTAGAGGATGAGGCCGAGGAGGGCGAGAGCGATGATCCCGGCAAACGCGCGGTCACGCTGGAAGAGCATGTGCTTATTGATGTATCCCCCGAGCCCGGTCCCGAGGGCGGCGTTAGTCTCCGCGATGTACAGGAAAGCGATCCCAAGGCCGATGCTCACCCGCACGCTCGTCAGGATGTCCGGGAGGCTCGCCGGGAAGACGACGTGGCGGTAGATCTGCCACCGGCTCGCCCCGGCGGCGCGGACGCTGATGATGTGCTCCTCCGGGATGTTCTTCGCCGCCCCCCGCGCCGAGACGAGGATCTGGAAGAAGAGGACAAGGGCGACCATCGCCACTTTCGTCCCGCTCCCGGTCCCGAACACCACGAACAAAAACAGGACCAGCGCCACCTGCGGGATCGGGTAGGTGATGTAGATGATCGGGGAGAGGAACCGGTCCAGCCTCGGTTCGCGTCCTATCACAAGGCCAAGCGGGACTCCGGTCCCAAGGGCGATCAAGATCGCAAGGATCAGCCGCCACGCGCTCGCGAGGAAGTGGTGCTGCAGCTCGGCCGCGTTCTTCACCACCTGGGACAGGGCGTTGAACGGCCCCGGGAGGAGTCCGGGCCCGCTCAGGGTGTTAACCGCGATGCTCGCCATCTCCCACGCGAACAGGAGGGCGCAGATGCTGACAACGTAGATCAATACCCGGTTCATCCCCGACCTCATCCCTCGAGCACCTCCCGCACGCGGCGCATTGTAGCGGTGTATTCAGGACTCTCCCGGTAATCGAGCCCTCCCATCCCCGGGTTCTCCACCACCGCCTTGATCCGAGCCGGACGTCCGGTGAGGACGAGGATCTCCTGGCCGAGGAACACCGCCTCCTCGATGTCGTGGGTGACGAGAACGAGGGAAAAGCCGTGCTCGTGCCACAAGGTGAGGAACAGGTCCTGGATCCGCTCCCGGGTCAGGGTGTCGAGGCTCGCCAGCGGTTCATCCATCAGCATGACGGACGGGGCGGTGGACAGGGCGCGGGCGATCCCGACCCGCCGCTTCATCCCCTCGGAGAGCTCGGCGGGATAGCGGTTTCGCACCTCGGACAGGCCAAGCTCATCCAGCACCGCTCCCGCGTCCTGCTTCGGATAGTCACCGGAGAGGAGGAGGGACAGGTTGGCATTCTGCCATACCGTCTTCCACGGGAGGAGCCCGGCGTTCTGCAGGATGAGGGCAACGTCGCGACGCGGGCCGGTCACCGGGGTCCCGGAGATGGTGATCTTTCCCTCCGTCGGAGGAAGGAGCCCGGCAATGGCGAACAGAATCGTCGTCTTCCCACACCCGGACGGGCCGATCAGAGCGAGGCTCCGCCCCTGCGCAAGGGAGAAATCGACCCCGTCGACGGCGCGAACCGCGGTTCCCGGGCTGCCGTAATCGATCTTAAGGGAATGAACCTCGATCATTTCACGAATCGGTCGGTCGTCAGCTCCTCGTATTCAGGATGCTTCCAAGTATAACGCTTCGCATTCACCCAGGCGATGACGTCCTCGTACTGCGCCTGCGGAACCATCTCCGGGGGAGGAAAATGGGGGATTACGAACGAGTCCATGATCCCTTCTGGCACCACTTCCTCGGTGAGGCCGGGGAAGAACAGGGAAAGGGCCTCATCGATCCCGATGTCGATCAGCTCTTGTTTCGTCGCGCTGTTGATCCGCTCCACCGCCTCCCGGTAGGCGTCGTAGAAGCGCTCGAGCAGGTCAGGATGGGCGTTAACAAAATCGCGGCGGAACACCACGACGCTCGGAAGGAGGTCGATTCCTTCGAAATCGGAGAGGTGAACGAGGTGGCTGCCCTTCATCACGGATGGGTAGTTGGCGATGTAAGTGATGTACGGCTCCGGCAGGACGGCAGCGTAGACCGACCCGAGCGAGAGGAAGGTGGCTACCTGAAGTAGGTCGTGCCAGTAAGAGTAGTCCTTGTCCGGGTCGATCTTGTAACCGAGGTGTTCCATTAACCGATCGATGTCGTACTCGATGTTGCTCATCGAGGTGATGGCGATCGACTTGAGGGAACTCCCCGGCTCCGTTCGGGAGAGGAGATCGTCGATCGAGTTGATGTTGAAAAAGCTCTGTGAAAGGAGGGCGAGGCTCCCGGTCTGGGTCGGGGTGTAGGCGGTGCTCGTGATCACGATGTCCGTCCCCGCGGTGTAAAGGAGGATCGCTGTGGTGAGATCACACACCATACCGTCGATGTTTCCCGCCATCAGGGCGAGGCTGCGCGCCTGGTCGTCGCTCAATCCGATCACCTGCACGTCCACCCCATGCTTCGGAAACAGCCCCCACCCGTTGGCGAGGGCGATCGGGAGCGAGCCCATTATCGGGGGAAGGCTGACACGAAGCTCGGTAGCAGGGGCGGAGAAAGCGATGACAGAAATACCAAAAACAACCAACGACAGAACAAAGTAAATGCGGAGTCTCACACGCACGAATATTCCTCCTTCTTCTCATCTGATTGTCGGCCGATTATACCGAACTCCTCCCGGGAAGGAAATTCGCACCGCATTAATCTCCTGTAAACTCGTATATCCGACTAGGGCGGATGGAGATCGCCGCACTTCTCAACCGCGTATGTCGCCGCGAAGACACGCGGTGGAACGAGTGGTTCTCCCTTCATCAACATCCCCTACTTTCCGCCGCGAGGGTCACGAATCGAGCCGTTCAGCCCGTCCCGGGCGGTAGGATGCGAAGAAGGAGGGTCAGCCCGCCGAGGTAGACAGGGGAGCCCGCCTGTCCAAGAGCGGCGTCCAGATATGCGTATACCTTCAGCATCCCTGCGAACGCCTCTTCCCGGTTGTGCGTTTCCAAGACGGAGAGCGCCTCGTCCCGGGCGAATGTGAGCAAGAGCAGGACGCTCTTCGCGATGAACCGTGCCCGTGCCCGCGCCTTGGGCTCAAGATCGAGCCGGTCGATCCGCCGCAGGAGCACGGTGAGGCGATCGAGCAGACCCTGCTCGTCCCCCTCCGCGGCAAGGGGGACAAAATCCGCCCCGTTTGCCCCTTCGAGGATATTGATCACCTGTTGGGTATGAAGCCGCTGGTCAGCGCTCGTGGGAGAGAGGAGAGCAAGGGTTGCGGCGTAAACCGCCAACCGGAGCTGCTCAGCCGCAACGGTCGCCGATGACTGCTCCATCGCCTTTCCTTCCGATACCTGCCCTGCTGCCGGAAGCCAGGCGAAGATCACCACCAGTAGAAATACCAGAGCATTTTTCTTCATCTCGATCTCCTTTTCTTCGATTCTAGATCCGACATGATCCCAATCACATCATCCGCCGGTCAAATCCGCGTCAATGTCCTCGGAGACGGCGAGCTTATATCCAAAACCAGGGACGTTCACCACGATCCTCCCGCCTTCCTTCCCCAGCCGCCGGCGGAGGAGGTAGACGCACTGTTTGATGTCCTTGGAATCGGCGTAGGGGGAATCGGGCCACACCGCGGCGAGGATCTCCTCCTCCGTGAACACCCGTTCCGGCTCACTCGCCAAGAGGCGGAGAAGGGCATACTGCTTGGGCGGGAGAGGAACAGGGACACCGGCCAGGGTCACTCGCCGGGCCGCATCGTCGATCCGTAGGGGCCCGTACTCCACTGTTGTTCTTTCGGCTGCACCCTTCTTTCCGCTGCGGGAGACGAGGTGAATGGCCCCAAGGATGAACAGGTCAAACAGGAGTGCTACTCCAGCCCCGATCAAGGCCGCATTCCGCGTCCGGAGCGCGACCGGCGTCGCGTCGATCCCGACGCGCACGTAGCCCGACCCGTACGGGATTACGACGTCGACGTAGTCCCAGCCCCCATCCGCCCGCATGTGGATCTCCCTTCCGCTCGGAGGAGTTGAAATTGGGGGCATCTCGATCCCTTCCAAGCCGGGATCTCGCTCGTCGACGATGAGCGTCCCATCCATGTAGACCTGGACGTAGATCGACGTCCCAACGAGGAGGAGACGGGCCGCCTCACGCACCAGCCCTTCATCTCCGCTCTCCACCCACGGCCCGATCGTATCGGCCAACGCCGCAGCGTAAGAAGCACCCTTCTCCTGGAACACCTCCTCGATCGCGGCAGAGTATAAGCGCACGAACAGGAAGACAGCGATCCCGGTCACTAGGACCGTACCTATACAGACTCCGAGCTTCAGTTTCCAAATCATCACCGCTCCACCCGATTTCACCCCTAGAAGGTAGAGGGATAACCAAAGCGAGGCAAGGGAATCAACCGGAGTTGACCGAGTTTTGACCCCGGCGCGGTTCAACCGTGATCAGGGGAACGCTAGGTTTAAACCGGGATCTCCCAATCTCGGGGGATCTTAAATCGAGAAACAAGGAGGAACCATGCACAGACTAGTTGTACACAGCAGGAAGGCGGTCCTCGGCGGGATCCTGTTCGCCTTGCTCCTCGGGGTGATGGCAGTCGCGCCGGCGTTCGGGAATGATCAACACCCTCGCGCCGTGGCCGGGTTGACTGAGCTCTTGAACAAGCTCGACAAGGCCCTCGACTCCCTCCCCACGGAGAAGTTCCCCGCTCTGGAGGAGCAGCTCGCCGGAATCGGAGGCCTCCTCTCCGAATTGATCGACGCGCTCGCCACTCCAGGAGAGAAGCCGGAGCCGGCCCAGATCGTACGGCTTGACCTGATGCTCCATCGGCTCGTGTTCATCCTGGAAGGGATCGAGAACAGAGCCCCTCAAGGGAAGAAACACGAGGCGTTCGAGGACATGCGGGTGTGGATCGATGGATACATCGCTGGGATCACCGCCCGTATGGATAAGAACCGGGCCCGGGAGTTTGCTTCCCTAGCCCGCGTCATGCTCAAGGACGTCGGTCAGCGGATCGCACACATGGCAGGAATCAGGCCGGGGGCGGGAAAGGAGCCGGGACGCATCGAACCGATCCTCAGGAGGCTGAAGCCCCTCATCCATCGGCTCGACATCTACATCATCCGCAACTTCGGACGCCCACCCGCCGAATAGCCGTCGATGCCGCCCGCCGGAGGGCGGGCGGCATTCTCCTTTTTCCCTACCGCAACCTGTTCCAAATTTCCCCTTTACAACCGGATAGGAAGAAGCGAACATCTACCTACGAAAGGGGGAAGCATGGGCGTATTCGAAGCGATCATGCTGGTGTGTTTCGGGCTCAGTTGGCCGGTATCCATCGCCAAGGCGGTGCGGACGAAGAACGTCTCCGGGAAGAGCCCGTGGTTCATGGGATTGATCGCACTCGGATACGCAAGCGGGATCGTGCACAAGCTCATCCGGGACCCGAATTGGGTTGTATTCCTTTACGCCATCAACCTCATGCTGGTCCTCACCGACCTCTGTCTCTACCTCCGTTATTCTGGACGATTGACTTCCCCAGGCGATTCGGTGTAAGCTGGAGCAGACGCCCGAGCGAGGGGGTGGGCGGATCGATCAAGGAGGTGTTGTAGATGGATAGCGCTACAACCGGAATCATGCTCATCGCCCTGGTCCTCGGCGGGCTGGCGCTCCTCTTCCTTGCGGGCGGAAGTTCGGAGCCGGTGGGAACTGAACCCATCCCGCCCCGTCAGCCGGCCCAGATCGCTGCTCCGGCGGTGACTCCGGCCCGTCCCACCGCTCCGCCGCTCGTGGAGGCGGGAGCGGACGTCACCCTGGATGAGGGTGGCAGTGTGCGGCTACAAGGGCAGGGGTACGACCCGAGCGGTGGTGAGCTTACTTACACCTGGACTGCAC includes the following:
- the miaA gene encoding tRNA (adenosine(37)-N6)-dimethylallyltransferase MiaA, which produces MRVVVILGPTGVGKSAVAVELALRIGGEVISADSRAFFRGLDIVADKPSVQVRERVPHHLIDIIEITGSYDAMAFREDVSRLVPEITERGRVPIIAGGGTLYLGAILRGIFTGPSADPEFRARLHARPLSELYAELERVDPAAAARIHPNDRLRIVRALEVYAATGRPISALQQEAEPLPFDFTVFGLRMEREQHRGAITARVDRMLGEGLIDEVRRLRERGLTPRHQAYRTIGVRETFAYLNGELSYDELRARIVRNTWSLARRQLAWFRRERNVQWLDITDKDAKFIASTIAAQLRSFS
- a CDS encoding ComF family protein, which translates into the protein MELSSVCSECAAQLPRLDGPRCTVCQEPLDDPTLDLCRACGTRDRGFSLARALGPYMSGWGDLIRALKFERERAVARFLSAALAAYVKQENPFGDVDLITYVPMSRADRRARGFNQAALLAHGLGRRIGIPVVRLLAKVRQTRPQAELTAAERRKNLRGAFSVVRSGEGTVLIVDDILTTGATVEECARALKAGGYGPVFVLAVARA
- a CDS encoding DNA primase produces the protein MVDRSDVEAIKARIDIVSLISRYLTLQKSGSRYKGHCPFHKDDTPSFYVDAEKGLWHCFGCGAGGDMFAFLMKIERISFPEALARLAAEAGVKLSSRKGEGERDKLYQINAQAAEYFAANLRHPRHGKRARDYLVSRGYDEAAWNRFGLGYALDTWDGLKARFAGRYGEAPLIELGLLVKGKGGRTYDRFRDRVIFPIFDLSGRPIAFGGRAFSGEPKYLNSPQTPLFDKGRQLYGLSWARDEIAAGRTAILVEGYTDVLSLHSAGVKNVVGSMGTALTRGQAELLARFAAEVVIAYDRDAAGQAASGRGMVILHNAGLDVRVASLPEGDDPDSFVRREGKEGVAEVVAGAVPFHRFFLQSLLDRYDLESFKGKEEALEEARGFYQGLASLPLRQEVARLLGEILDLPPDAVARELARGRTIRPEASEEAVEGTVWNEQDTIIGLLLRGEARWEEVSRLAGPEDFSGLHRDLAEAIAEVGDPIDTSAVISRVDEEAVRLASKLVIAPVVFSDVNKALNDALRRLVRLPVIEEKLRALRVEMRKTQDKERIDELQRAYRALVMEKIARRADAKERRASRR
- the rpoD gene encoding RNA polymerase sigma factor RpoD; the encoded protein is MPKKEELPGDKPKPEEVPETAAPIEELTPDEVVEPDILPEIEAESAVEEEASDEDVIEEWDDRTQTTRREDPVKTYLREIGKVPLLTREDEVELAMAMEAGKEAEQKLENARLSAERGIDVITPEERRELEELVRKGKEARERLIVSNLRLVVSIAKRYMNRGLSFLDLIQEGNMGLMRAVEKFDYKRGYKFSTYATWWIRQAITRAIADQSRTIRVPVHMIETVRELNRIKREYIQKHGAAPTLEDLSEITGMSIDKIKKVENVSQYTASLERPIGDDEDDTLGDFIEDPHSPSPTKETFRMFLREQLNRALDQLDEREREILQLRYGLEDGHPRTLKDVALKFNITRERIRQIEIKAIEKLKHPSRQAELKKIRELLLGED
- a CDS encoding MBL fold metallo-hydrolase, with amino-acid sequence MRVEKVILGDLATNCYLLETDGTTVLIDPAVYDDRLREFLAGRNVDLVINTHGHFDHVGGDWALKEAGAKLLIHRADLRYVDEFYPGHPGFDRYIDDGDEIAGLRVIHTPGHSPGSIVLIGDGIMFSGDLLFAGSIGRTDFPGGSMSEMRRSLRRILSLGRDFVVYPGHGPRTRLSVEQRKNPFLQGRMVDG